Proteins encoded in a region of the Streptomyces sp. NBC_01298 genome:
- a CDS encoding methyltransferase family protein: MSGWAWTALALYLGWAGFAFGVRAALQRRRTGDAGFRGISGRPGEASWWAGVLFVAALLGGTAAPVAALAGLPTAAHAAVQWTGLVITLAGMAATLAAQTNMGTSWRVGVDADERTTLVTDGLFAHVRNPVFTAMAVTAVGLALMIPNWLTLVALACLIAAIQLQVRVVEEPYLMAVHGPAYAAYTARTGRFLPRSSQVTT, from the coding sequence GTGAGCGGCTGGGCCTGGACGGCACTCGCCCTCTACCTGGGATGGGCAGGATTCGCGTTCGGTGTCCGCGCCGCCCTGCAGCGCCGCCGCACCGGCGACGCGGGCTTCCGCGGCATCTCCGGCCGTCCCGGCGAAGCCTCCTGGTGGGCCGGCGTGCTGTTCGTGGCCGCCCTGCTCGGGGGCACCGCCGCTCCCGTGGCCGCGCTCGCCGGACTGCCCACCGCCGCCCACGCCGCCGTGCAGTGGACCGGCCTGGTGATCACCCTGGCAGGGATGGCGGCCACGCTGGCGGCGCAGACGAACATGGGGACATCCTGGCGCGTGGGCGTGGATGCGGATGAACGCACCACGCTGGTCACCGACGGCCTGTTCGCGCACGTGCGCAACCCCGTCTTCACCGCCATGGCCGTCACCGCTGTCGGCCTGGCCCTGATGATCCCGAACTGGCTCACCCTCGTCGCCCTGGCCTGCCTGATCGCCGCCATCCAGCTCCAGGTCCGCGTCGTCGAGGAGCCCTACCTCATGGCCGTGCACGGCCCCGCGTACGCCGCATACACCGCCCGCACCGGACGCTTCCTCCCCAGAAGCAGCCAGGTCACTACCTAA
- a CDS encoding class I SAM-dependent RNA methyltransferase: MTSEQNEKQSLVGEEYEVEVGPVAHGGHCIARTAEGRVLFVRHTLPGEKIIARVTEGDADSRFLRADAITILDPSKDRTPAPCPYAGPGKCGGCDWQHAKPGAQRRLKGEVIAEQLLRLAGLTPEQAGWDGTVMPAEGDKVPAGQVPQWRTRVQYAIDEDGVVGLRKHRSHDIEPIEHCMIAAPGVSELGIEQQDWPQMATVEAIAATGSGDRQVVLTPRPGGRLPLVELDKPVSVLRVEEKDGGVHRVHGRPFVRERADGRTYRVGMGGFWQVHPQAADTLIKAVMQGLMPRKGEMALDLYCGVGIFAGALAERLGETGAVLGIESTKRAVEDARHNLTDFPRVRIEQGKVEQILPKTGITECDLVVLDPPRAGAGKQTVRQVAGLTPRRIAYVACDPAALARDLAYFQEAGYKVRTLRAFDLFPMTQHVECVAILEPVGKGL, encoded by the coding sequence ATGACGAGCGAGCAGAACGAGAAGCAGTCACTGGTCGGGGAGGAGTACGAGGTCGAGGTCGGCCCCGTCGCGCACGGCGGGCACTGCATCGCCCGGACCGCCGAGGGCCGCGTCCTGTTCGTCCGGCACACGCTGCCCGGCGAGAAGATCATCGCGCGCGTGACGGAGGGCGACGCGGACTCCCGCTTCCTGCGCGCCGACGCCATCACGATCCTCGACCCCTCCAAGGACCGCACCCCGGCCCCCTGCCCGTACGCCGGCCCCGGCAAGTGCGGCGGCTGCGACTGGCAGCACGCCAAGCCGGGCGCCCAGCGCCGGCTCAAGGGCGAGGTCATCGCCGAGCAGCTGCTGCGGCTCGCCGGGCTCACCCCGGAGCAGGCCGGCTGGGACGGTACGGTCATGCCGGCCGAGGGCGACAAGGTGCCCGCGGGCCAGGTCCCGCAGTGGCGCACCCGCGTGCAGTACGCCATCGACGAGGACGGCGTCGTCGGCCTGCGCAAGCACCGCTCGCACGACATCGAGCCGATCGAGCACTGCATGATCGCGGCGCCCGGCGTCAGCGAGCTCGGCATCGAGCAGCAGGACTGGCCCCAGATGGCCACCGTCGAGGCCATCGCCGCCACGGGCTCCGGTGACCGCCAGGTCGTCCTGACCCCCCGCCCGGGCGGCCGCCTGCCCCTGGTCGAGCTCGACAAGCCGGTCTCGGTCCTGCGCGTCGAGGAGAAGGACGGCGGAGTCCACCGCGTCCACGGCCGCCCCTTCGTGCGCGAGCGCGCGGACGGCCGTACGTACCGCGTCGGCATGGGCGGCTTCTGGCAGGTCCACCCGCAGGCCGCGGACACCCTGATCAAGGCCGTCATGCAGGGCCTGATGCCGCGCAAGGGCGAGATGGCCCTCGACCTCTACTGCGGCGTCGGCATCTTCGCGGGCGCCCTCGCGGAGCGCCTCGGCGAGACCGGCGCGGTCCTGGGCATCGAGTCCACGAAGCGCGCGGTCGAGGACGCCCGCCACAACCTCACGGACTTCCCCCGCGTCCGCATCGAGCAGGGCAAGGTCGAGCAGATCCTCCCGAAGACCGGCATCACCGAGTGCGACCTGGTCGTCCTGGACCCGCCCCGCGCGGGCGCGGGCAAGCAGACGGTCCGCCAGGTCGCCGGCCTCACCCCGCGCCGCATCGCCTACGTGGCCTGCGACCCGGCGGCCCTCGCCCGAGACCTGGCCTACTTCCAGGAGGCGGGCTACAAGGTCCGCACCCTGCGCGCCTTCGACCTCTTCCCGATGACCCAGCATGTCGAGTGTGTCGCGATCCTTGAGCCCGTTGGAAAGGGCCTCTGA
- a CDS encoding DinB family protein, translated as MANATPMDRQAVYEDFERARRTFHQLLDSASKADLARPTRGTKWTNGQLLWHMLFGFMVVRALLVLVRVFGRLPRGASKAFARLLNAGTVPFNWVNYTGPRGAVKVYGPRRMGTAFDRVLHSLQRRLAAESDADLARGMHYPVRWDPFFKDFMTLADIYRYPTQHFDFHHRQLTLSGGDGRQREV; from the coding sequence ATGGCGAACGCGACTCCGATGGACCGGCAGGCCGTGTACGAGGATTTCGAACGAGCCCGTCGCACCTTCCACCAACTGCTGGACTCCGCCTCCAAGGCGGACCTTGCCCGGCCTACCCGCGGTACCAAGTGGACCAACGGGCAGTTGCTGTGGCACATGCTCTTCGGCTTCATGGTCGTCCGGGCCCTGCTGGTCCTGGTCCGTGTCTTCGGGCGGCTTCCACGCGGTGCCAGCAAGGCGTTCGCCCGGCTCCTGAACGCGGGAACCGTCCCGTTCAACTGGGTCAATTACACGGGTCCACGAGGGGCCGTGAAGGTCTACGGGCCGCGCCGCATGGGCACCGCCTTCGACCGGGTCCTCCACTCCCTCCAGCGCCGGCTGGCCGCCGAGTCCGATGCCGACCTGGCCCGCGGTATGCACTACCCCGTCCGGTGGGACCCCTTCTTCAAGGACTTCATGACCCTCGCGGACATCTACCGGTACCCGACGCAGCACTTCGACTTCCACCACCGCCAGCTCACCCTGAGCGGCGGGGACGGGCGTCAACGGGAAGTCTGA
- a CDS encoding ArsR/SmtB family transcription factor translates to MGDAVRKSALYDAFALTGKALSSGKRLELLDLLAQGERTVDALAKAAGLNLTTASAHLQTLKQAGLVATRREGVRIHYRLAGDDVAALYALLRQVARTHQSAVEPARTAYLGTDAAEEVDRDELQARAQAGEIVVLDVRPGVEYAAGHIPGAISIPVEELAERIAELPDDIEVVAYCRGAYCVLAHDAVRLLHRHGRKAVRLTDGMLEWRLADLPVEANAA, encoded by the coding sequence ATGGGAGATGCCGTACGCAAGTCGGCCCTGTACGACGCCTTCGCCCTCACGGGCAAGGCACTGAGCAGCGGGAAGCGCCTGGAACTGCTCGACCTGCTGGCGCAGGGCGAGCGCACGGTCGACGCGCTCGCCAAGGCGGCCGGACTGAACCTGACCACCGCCTCGGCACACCTGCAGACCCTCAAGCAGGCCGGACTCGTCGCCACCCGCCGCGAGGGCGTACGGATCCACTACCGCCTCGCCGGCGACGACGTCGCCGCCCTCTACGCCCTCCTGCGCCAGGTCGCCCGGACCCACCAGAGCGCCGTCGAACCGGCACGCACGGCGTACCTCGGCACGGACGCGGCGGAAGAGGTCGACCGCGACGAACTGCAGGCCCGAGCGCAAGCGGGCGAAATCGTCGTCCTCGACGTCCGCCCCGGAGTGGAGTACGCCGCGGGCCACATTCCCGGCGCGATCTCCATCCCGGTCGAAGAACTCGCCGAGCGCATCGCCGAACTACCGGACGACATCGAGGTCGTGGCGTACTGCCGCGGCGCCTACTGCGTCCTCGCCCACGACGCCGTACGCCTGCTCCACCGACACGGCCGCAAAGCCGTACGCCTCACCGACGGCATGCTGGAATGGCGCCTGGCCGACCTCCCCGTCGAGGCGAACGCCGCCTGA
- a CDS encoding ArsR/SmtB family transcription factor, whose protein sequence is MLTVASDIEVLARFGRALADPIRCRILLALREAPAYPADLADTLEISRTRLSNHLACLRDCGLVVTMPDGRRTRYELADERLGHALDDLRTAVVAVETDRTCPDAADKGCC, encoded by the coding sequence GTGCTGACTGTTGCTTCCGACATCGAGGTGCTGGCCCGGTTCGGCCGCGCGCTCGCCGACCCGATCCGCTGCCGCATCCTGCTCGCTCTGCGCGAGGCCCCGGCCTACCCGGCCGACCTCGCCGACACTCTTGAGATCTCCCGCACACGGCTGTCGAACCATCTGGCGTGCCTGCGGGACTGCGGCCTGGTCGTCACCATGCCCGACGGCCGCCGCACCCGCTACGAGCTCGCCGACGAACGCCTCGGCCACGCCCTGGACGACCTGCGCACCGCCGTAGTTGCCGTCGAGACCGACCGCACCTGCCCGGACGCCGCCGACAAGGGCTGCTGCTGA
- a CDS encoding cation transporter has translation MTAEISISLGPSPTRREALAKRIRLLVAATITYNVIEAIVALTAGTIASSTALIGFGLDSIIEVSSAAAVAWQFSARDHAVREAREQRTLRIIAVSFFTLAAYVTFDAVRALSGTGEAERSLPGIVIAALSLAIMPFLSVVQRKAGRELGSASAVADSKQTLLCTYLSAVLLVGLVLNATLGWSWADPIAALVIAAIAVKEGRDAWQGKGCCAPAAAVMPSTGAEADACGSCRPGCACCTSAPQEKR, from the coding sequence ATGACCGCCGAGATATCGATATCCCTCGGGCCGTCCCCGACCCGCCGCGAAGCGCTCGCCAAGCGCATACGCCTGCTGGTCGCCGCCACCATCACCTACAACGTGATCGAGGCGATCGTCGCCCTCACCGCCGGCACGATCGCCTCCTCCACCGCCCTGATCGGCTTCGGCCTCGACTCGATCATCGAGGTCTCCTCCGCCGCCGCGGTCGCGTGGCAGTTCTCCGCCCGGGACCACGCCGTCCGCGAAGCACGCGAGCAGCGCACCCTGCGGATCATCGCGGTGTCGTTCTTCACCCTCGCCGCGTACGTCACCTTCGACGCCGTCCGCGCGCTGTCCGGTACCGGCGAGGCCGAACGCTCCCTGCCCGGCATCGTCATCGCCGCCCTGTCACTGGCGATCATGCCGTTCCTCTCCGTCGTCCAGCGCAAGGCCGGACGCGAACTCGGCTCCGCCAGCGCGGTCGCCGACTCCAAGCAGACCCTGCTCTGCACGTACCTCTCCGCCGTCCTCCTCGTCGGCCTGGTCCTCAACGCCACCCTCGGATGGTCCTGGGCCGACCCCATCGCCGCCCTTGTCATCGCCGCCATCGCCGTCAAGGAAGGCCGCGACGCCTGGCAGGGCAAGGGCTGCTGCGCACCCGCCGCCGCGGTGATGCCGTCCACCGGGGCCGAGGCGGACGCGTGCGGCAGCTGCCGCCCCGGCTGCGCCTGCTGCACCTCGGCACCCCAGGAGAAGCGGTGA
- a CDS encoding MFS transporter, whose protein sequence is MSTHAPGETSSDIRLGLRANLPQFALLVAVNALVGGMLGQERTVLPLLADDVFHLSAYTAALTYIVAFGSTKAVTNFFAGTWSDRYGRKPVLIAGWLIALPVPAMLAWGPTWGWIIAANILLGINQGLTWSTTVIMKIDLAGPERRGLAMGFNEAAGYGAVAATAMATGAIAEHAGLRPAPFLLGAAYVVLALGLSVFAVRETRDHARYEAARHANPTSGGHDGELTTGQIARLTSLRDKALSAASQAGLVNNLNDALAWGIFPLLFAAHGLSIAQIGVLAALYPAVWGAGQMLTGWWSDHIGRKHLITAGMLLQAAAIALVAAGTTFGVWATAQILLGIGTALVYPTLLAVIGDVAHPAWRARAVGVYRLWRDGGFAVGALLAGVLADAYGLTTAIYAIAALTAASGLLVAVRMYETHPRT, encoded by the coding sequence GTGAGCACCCACGCCCCCGGCGAGACCAGTTCCGACATACGGCTCGGACTGCGGGCCAACCTCCCCCAGTTCGCCCTGCTCGTCGCGGTCAACGCCCTCGTCGGCGGAATGCTCGGCCAGGAACGCACCGTCCTGCCACTGCTCGCCGACGACGTCTTCCACCTGTCCGCCTACACCGCCGCCCTCACCTACATCGTGGCGTTCGGCTCGACCAAGGCCGTCACCAACTTCTTCGCCGGGACCTGGTCGGACCGCTACGGCCGCAAGCCCGTCCTGATCGCCGGATGGCTGATCGCCCTGCCCGTACCCGCGATGCTCGCCTGGGGCCCGACCTGGGGCTGGATCATCGCCGCGAACATCCTGCTCGGCATCAACCAGGGCCTGACCTGGTCCACCACCGTCATCATGAAGATCGACCTGGCCGGCCCCGAACGCCGGGGACTCGCCATGGGCTTCAACGAGGCCGCCGGATACGGCGCCGTCGCCGCGACCGCCATGGCCACCGGCGCCATCGCCGAACACGCCGGACTGCGCCCCGCCCCGTTCCTGCTCGGCGCCGCCTACGTCGTCCTGGCGCTGGGCCTGTCCGTCTTCGCCGTACGCGAGACCCGCGACCACGCCCGCTATGAAGCCGCCCGCCATGCCAACCCCACCAGCGGCGGACACGACGGGGAACTGACCACCGGCCAGATCGCCCGCCTGACCAGCCTCCGCGACAAGGCCCTCTCGGCCGCGAGCCAGGCCGGCCTAGTCAACAACCTCAACGACGCCCTGGCCTGGGGCATCTTCCCCCTGCTCTTCGCCGCCCACGGCCTGTCCATCGCCCAGATCGGCGTTCTCGCCGCCCTCTACCCGGCCGTCTGGGGCGCGGGCCAGATGCTGACGGGCTGGTGGTCCGACCACATCGGCCGCAAACACCTCATCACCGCAGGCATGCTGCTCCAGGCCGCCGCCATCGCCCTCGTCGCCGCCGGCACCACCTTCGGCGTCTGGGCCACCGCCCAGATCCTCCTCGGCATCGGCACCGCCCTCGTCTACCCCACCCTGCTCGCCGTCATCGGCGACGTCGCACACCCCGCCTGGCGCGCCCGCGCCGTCGGCGTCTACCGCCTCTGGCGCGACGGCGGCTTCGCCGTCGGCGCCCTCCTCGCCGGCGTACTCGCCGACGCCTACGGCCTGACCACCGCCATCTACGCCATCGCCGCCCTCACCGCGGCCTCCGGCCTCCTCGTCGCAGTGCGCATGTACGAAACACACCCCCGCACCTGA
- a CDS encoding TetR/AcrR family transcriptional regulator gives MPKLWNETIDAHRAAVREAILDTTAKLVAQGGLRSVTMSQIAEQTGIGRATLYKYFSDVEAVLLAWHERQVTAHLQQLAGIRDQTGTAMERLKAVLEAYAGIARQRHGGELAALLHQGEHVSHAERHLHGMLQHLLAEAAEAGDLRDDVPPAELAQYCLHALTAAAALTSQTAVARLVTVTLDGLRPIP, from the coding sequence GTGCCGAAGCTGTGGAACGAGACGATCGATGCGCATCGCGCCGCCGTGCGTGAGGCGATCCTGGACACCACCGCGAAGCTGGTGGCCCAGGGCGGCCTGCGGTCGGTGACCATGTCCCAGATCGCCGAGCAGACCGGCATCGGCCGCGCGACGCTCTACAAGTACTTCTCCGACGTCGAGGCCGTCCTGCTGGCCTGGCATGAGCGCCAGGTCACCGCCCACCTCCAGCAGCTCGCGGGCATCCGCGACCAGACCGGCACCGCCATGGAACGCCTGAAGGCGGTGCTGGAGGCGTACGCGGGCATCGCCCGGCAGCGGCACGGCGGCGAACTCGCCGCCCTCCTTCACCAGGGCGAGCACGTCTCGCATGCCGAGCGGCACCTGCACGGCATGCTCCAGCACCTCCTCGCCGAAGCAGCCGAAGCCGGTGATCTGCGCGACGACGTCCCACCGGCCGAACTCGCCCAGTACTGCCTTCACGCCCTGACCGCGGCGGCCGCCCTCACTTCCCAGACTGCGGTGGCCCGCCTCGTTACCGTCACCCTCGACGGCCTGCGCCCAATTCCCTAA
- a CDS encoding MBL fold metallo-hydrolase — MGFADDHLIPLVDEGLGNSAYLVDLGDGRALAVDASRDLRALRAAAGRRRLRVAYAADTHLHADFLSGAVQLAHDDDATVLASAAGHRGFPHTRLGDGDETDLGGLTLRALATPGHTDEHLSFLLLDGDRELGVFTGGSLIVGSAARTDLLGADRAEELARAQYHSLRHLVELPDSTAVWPTHGAGSFCSAPPGSERTTTIGDQRRANPLLAAPNEDAFVRQLLGSLGSYPAYFDQLGEVNRRGPAVLGSAPTLAPLTVAEVRGLLGQGAQVVDVRSVADFAAGHIPGAISNPLRGQFATWLGWLLPDDSPLVFVTSPGQDLAEIAWQALKIGYERLAGHLDGGMDAWTSAGGQRQSIELLTADRMEGRPVLDIRQRAEHLAGHIPDAVHIELGDLAVRSGEAPTGAVVACGHGERAMTAASLLLRAGHRDLAVLDGGPGDWAKATGRPLQEGA; from the coding sequence ATGGGCTTCGCCGACGATCACTTGATACCGCTGGTCGACGAGGGGCTGGGAAACAGCGCCTACCTCGTCGACCTCGGCGACGGACGCGCCCTCGCGGTAGACGCGAGCCGGGACCTGCGCGCCCTGCGGGCCGCTGCCGGGCGTCGGCGCCTGCGGGTGGCGTACGCGGCCGACACCCACCTGCACGCCGATTTCCTCTCCGGCGCCGTCCAGCTCGCGCACGACGACGACGCGACCGTGCTGGCCTCCGCCGCCGGCCACCGGGGCTTCCCGCACACGCGCCTGGGCGACGGCGACGAGACCGACCTCGGCGGGCTGACCCTGCGGGCGCTGGCCACCCCCGGCCACACGGACGAACACCTCTCCTTCCTCCTGCTGGACGGCGACCGTGAGCTGGGCGTCTTCACCGGCGGATCGCTGATCGTCGGCTCGGCCGCGCGCACCGACCTCCTCGGCGCCGACCGCGCCGAAGAGCTGGCCCGCGCCCAGTACCACTCACTGCGGCACCTGGTCGAGCTGCCGGACAGCACGGCGGTCTGGCCCACCCACGGCGCGGGCTCGTTCTGCTCCGCCCCTCCCGGCTCCGAGCGCACCACCACCATCGGTGACCAACGACGGGCCAACCCGCTGCTCGCCGCACCGAACGAGGACGCCTTCGTACGGCAGCTGCTGGGGAGCCTCGGTTCCTACCCGGCGTACTTCGACCAGCTGGGTGAGGTGAACCGGCGCGGGCCCGCGGTGCTCGGATCCGCACCCACGCTCGCCCCTCTCACGGTGGCCGAGGTCCGGGGCCTCCTCGGCCAGGGCGCTCAGGTCGTCGACGTCCGCTCCGTCGCCGACTTCGCCGCAGGCCACATACCCGGCGCGATCTCGAACCCGCTGCGCGGGCAGTTCGCCACCTGGCTGGGCTGGCTGCTGCCCGACGACAGTCCGCTGGTGTTCGTCACCTCCCCCGGCCAGGACCTCGCGGAGATCGCCTGGCAGGCCTTGAAGATCGGGTACGAGCGGCTGGCCGGGCACCTCGACGGCGGCATGGACGCCTGGACCAGCGCCGGAGGACAGCGCCAGAGCATCGAACTGCTCACCGCCGACCGCATGGAGGGCCGGCCCGTCCTGGACATCCGCCAGCGGGCGGAACACCTCGCGGGGCACATCCCCGACGCGGTTCACATCGAACTCGGCGATCTCGCAGTCCGCTCCGGCGAGGCTCCGACCGGTGCCGTGGTGGCCTGCGGCCACGGCGAGCGCGCCATGACGGCCGCCAGCCTCCTGCTGCGCGCAGGGCATCGGGATCTCGCCGTCCTCGACGGCGGCCCGGGCGACTGGGCCAAGGCCACCGGCCGCCCCCTCCAGGAGGGGGCGTGA
- a CDS encoding four-helix bundle copper-binding protein: MSSTVKDMLATYPADLGNIDQAKITRCIEECIACAQACTACADACLSEGMVGDLTKCIRTDMDCADICTATAAVLSRHTGYDANITAAILRACAMACKACGDECAKHADMHEHCRICAEACRSCEQACNELFSAFG; the protein is encoded by the coding sequence ATGTCCAGCACCGTCAAGGACATGCTCGCCACCTACCCGGCCGACCTCGGCAACATCGACCAGGCCAAGATCACCCGCTGCATCGAGGAGTGCATCGCCTGCGCGCAGGCGTGTACCGCGTGCGCGGACGCCTGCCTGTCCGAGGGCATGGTGGGTGACCTGACCAAGTGCATCCGTACCGACATGGACTGCGCCGACATCTGCACCGCCACCGCTGCGGTCCTCTCGCGGCACACCGGCTACGACGCCAACATCACGGCGGCCATCCTTCGTGCGTGCGCCATGGCCTGCAAGGCGTGCGGCGACGAGTGCGCCAAGCACGCCGACATGCACGAGCACTGCCGTATCTGCGCCGAAGCCTGCCGAAGCTGCGAGCAGGCGTGCAACGAACTGTTCTCGGCCTTCGGCTGA
- a CDS encoding XRE family transcriptional regulator, with protein MRDQKGLVADPGMLTLARDSRGWTQSELADEMTRLDGSRITQGYVSRAEAGRIPVRNERVHLFADALRYTADTLCRATDTAGTGVGLVHHRKRASLGAPALRRIHATLALTRLQVDSLARATDLHRSDRFRRVEVNDFDTPADAAETMREEWNVPAGPIEDMVALLEDAGALVVVRDLCTTELDAVSQWPPGGYPLILLNSHAPGDRSRFSLAHELGHLVMHGEPGEGRVQEDQANRFAAEFLMPHDAVLPELKPGIDVSRLLDLKARWGVSMAALLRRAMDLGVISEWQYRTLVVELSALGYRTNEPTTIRRETPRHLAQAVTRLEQQLHLSPTETAHLAGLGREEFHEIYLCTSSPSGHKDVPDSSAR; from the coding sequence ATGCGCGACCAGAAGGGCTTGGTTGCGGATCCCGGGATGCTCACGCTGGCCCGTGACTCGCGCGGCTGGACACAGTCCGAACTTGCTGACGAGATGACACGTCTTGATGGCAGCCGCATCACCCAGGGGTATGTCAGCCGGGCTGAAGCCGGCCGCATCCCCGTCAGGAACGAGCGGGTGCACCTCTTCGCCGACGCCCTGCGCTACACCGCCGACACCCTGTGCCGCGCCACTGACACGGCCGGAACAGGCGTCGGACTGGTACACCACCGCAAGCGAGCCTCTCTGGGGGCGCCCGCCCTACGTCGGATCCATGCGACGTTGGCGCTCACCCGGCTCCAGGTCGACTCCTTGGCCCGGGCAACGGACCTTCATCGCAGCGACCGATTTCGGCGCGTGGAGGTCAACGACTTCGACACTCCCGCGGATGCGGCGGAGACGATGCGTGAGGAGTGGAACGTCCCCGCAGGACCCATCGAGGACATGGTCGCCCTGCTGGAAGATGCGGGCGCTCTGGTCGTAGTCCGGGATCTCTGCACCACCGAGCTCGACGCCGTGAGCCAGTGGCCCCCTGGCGGATATCCGTTGATCCTGCTCAACTCACACGCGCCAGGAGATCGTTCACGCTTCAGCCTGGCGCACGAGCTGGGTCATCTGGTGATGCACGGCGAGCCGGGAGAGGGGCGCGTGCAGGAAGACCAGGCCAACCGGTTCGCCGCCGAGTTCCTCATGCCCCACGACGCGGTCCTGCCCGAGCTGAAGCCAGGCATCGACGTGTCCCGTCTGCTGGACCTCAAGGCCCGGTGGGGGGTGTCCATGGCAGCTCTCCTCAGGCGGGCCATGGACTTGGGAGTCATCAGCGAATGGCAATACCGCACGCTCGTGGTCGAGTTGTCCGCCCTCGGCTACCGCACCAACGAGCCGACCACCATCCGGCGCGAAACCCCGCGCCACCTCGCTCAAGCCGTCACCCGGCTTGAGCAGCAGCTCCACCTCAGTCCGACCGAGACCGCCCACCTGGCTGGCCTGGGTCGCGAGGAGTTCCACGAGATCTACTTGTGCACTTCCTCTCCGTCCGGCCACAAGGACGTGCCGGACTCTTCTGCGAGGTGA